A single region of the Eremothecium gossypii ATCC 10895 chromosome V, complete sequence genome encodes:
- the NHP10 gene encoding Nhp10p (Syntenic homolog of Saccharomyces cerevisiae YDL002C (NHP10)), with translation MVDQNNKDLALAIKELTEQNDTLSLAIQRTRLSVKRLRLEYAVLLERLEARIEKDPSLHYEEPLPTLASFKNNLLESLPSSRSRKRRSKEKRDPNLPKRPTNAYLLFCEMNKDKIRHEHAANNVDMTKVLPEIWKNMDEEAKKPYYDLYNADRLRYQREMTAYSQNKTTEEANVDVKNESGNEEEEGDEPEHEPDADEIDVNDSDVTQLDDGIGDVASSVMSSEM, from the coding sequence ATGGTCGATCAGAACAACAAAGATTTGGCGCTAGCAATCAAAGAATTGACTGAGCAAAATGACACGCTCTCGCTAGCAATACAGAGGACTCGGCTCTCAGTGAAAAGATTGCGTTTGGAATATGCAGTTCTTTTGGAGCGACTGGAGGCGCGGATCGAAAAGGACCCGTCCTTACACTATGAGGAGCCCTTACCGACATTGGCTTCCTTCAAGAACAACCTATTGGAGTCACTGCCAAGTTCTAGGAGCCGCAAGCGTAGATCAAAGGAGAAGCGCGACCCGAACTTGCCTAAACGGCCAACAAATGCGTATCTATTGTTTTGCGAAATGAACAAGGATAAAATCAGACATGAGCACGCTGCCAATAACGTGGATATGACGAAGGTCCTCCCCGAAATATGGAAAAACATGGATGAGGAAGCCAAGAAGCCATACTACGACTTATATAATGCTGATAGATTAAGGTATCAAAGGGAAATGACAGCTTACTCACAAAACAAGACTACAGAGGAAGCCAATGTAGACGTTAAAAACGAGTCCGGAAACGAGGAAGAAGAGGGGGACGAGCCCGAGCACGAACCTGATGCGGATGAGATAGATGTCAATGATTCGGACGTCACTCAGTTGGACGACGGTATCGGCGATGTCGCTTCTAGTGTTATGTCAAGTGAAATGTAA
- the HTA2 gene encoding histone H2A (Syntenic homolog of Saccharomyces cerevisiae YBL003C (HTA2)), with product MSGKGGKAGSAAKASQSRSAKAGLTFPVGRVHRLLRKGNYAQRIGSGAPVYLTAVLEYLAAEILELAGNAARDNKKTRIIPRHLQLAIRNDDELNKLLGNVTIAQGGVLPNIHANLLPKKSAKATKASQEL from the coding sequence ATGTCTGGTAAAGGAGGTAAAGCTGGTTCTGCCGCCAAGGCTTCGCAGTCGAGATCGGCTAAGGCCGGTTTGACTTTCCCTGTCGGTAGAGTCCACAGATTGCTCAGAAAGGGCAACTACGCACAGAGAATCGGGTCGGGCGCGCCTGTGTACCTAACCGCTGTGCTAGAATACTTGGCCGCCGAAATCCTAGAGTTGGCCGGTAACGCCGCCAGAGACAACAAGAAGACCAGAATCATCCCAAGACATCTACAGCTAGCCATCAGAAACGATGACGAGCTAAACAAGCTATTGGGCAATGTTACGATCGCCCAAGGTGGTGTGTTGCCAAACATTCATGCAAACTTGTTGCCAAAGAAGTCTGCCAAGGCCACCAAGGCTTCTCAGGAGTTGTGA
- the ECM15 gene encoding Ecm15p (Syntenic homolog of Saccharomyces cerevisiae YBL001C (ECM15); 1-intron) — MSKLHTLVDICMVPLGTSSPSVSDYVTKIEKRIRESHLKSTMHSFGTTIEGPWDEVMSLIGQLHEYSHELGYVRIHTEMRLGTRTDKQQTAQDKVDVVEKKLSDY; from the exons TCGAAGCTGCACACATTAGTGGACATTTGCATGGTGCCG CTAGGTACTAGCTCACCAAGTGTCTCAGACTATGTCACCAAGATTGAGAAACGAATTAGGGAGAGTCACTTGAAAAGCACTATGCACAGCTTTGGAACGACGATTGAGGGCCCTTGGGACGAGGTCATGAGCCTCATCGGCCAGTTGCACGAATACAGCCACGAATTGGGATACGTTAGAATCCACACCGAAATGAGGCTCGGAACTAGAACAGACAAACAGCAGACTGCGCAAGACAAGGTAGACGTGGTTGAAAAGAAGCTCTCCGATTACTAG
- the RMD1 gene encoding Rmd1p (Syntenic homolog of Saccharomyces cerevisiae YDL001W (RMD1)) produces MSDEQEPLLKEETNGAPLEMRTVVSGTAVVPAIPGNPDSLMPTGIPECSSTISSAIAETPIGSSGSATGNTATTLLLADNKGHKSYMQKAGVSISAPVRSGPKVITGSRVGPQRTSRTAQKLKLLPEEPFQRSQEQEDDSVDREVYSQVNRITDKPARRDAEKLGKSHRHLLPRVTAYCTASSYNMKELVRWLKDCKRTHHTHPKLFDECLYTPFIYTDWRGDKRFEHEDVIRLDDEGGEINVSDKQPDLFIFEYGVVVMWGFTEREEKAFLNDLERFEKEKLAEEDVQVEEFNYYITQSYQPRIYNDFITLRDGSNYMIKLSISHAISQSVKISLFEELVDNTIEDTQDIPQEIASSGKVSMSKADIMKSIGELFILRININLHGSVLDSPEIMWSEPQLEPIYQATRGYLEINQRVALLNQRLEVVSDLLQMLKEQLGHSHEENLEFIVILLLGVEVLISVVNIIVDIVADTK; encoded by the coding sequence ATGTCAGATGAGCAAGAGCCTTTATTGAAGGAAGAAACGAATGGAGCCCCACTGGAGATGCGGACAGTCGTTAGCGGGACGGCTGTGGTTCCTGCTATTCCAGGGAATCCTGATTCCCTGATGCCTACAGGCATTCCGGAGTGCTCGAGCACTATTTCATCCGCTATTGCGGAAACTCCCATAGGGTCATCTGGTTCAGCGACCGGCAATACCGCAACCACCCTGTTATTGGCAGACAACAAGGGGCACAAGAGCTATATGCAGAAAGCAGGCGTTAGTATATCGGCACCTGTGCGCAGTGGTCCCAAGGTAATTACCGGTAGTAGGGTGGGGCCTCAGAGAACATCCCGTACTGCTCAGAAACTCAAGTTGCTACCAGAGGAACCATTCCAACGATCACAGGAACAGGAAGATGACTCAGTAGACAGAGAGGTATACTCTCAGGTGAACAGAATTACGGACAAACCTGCACGGAGAGATGCAGAGAAGCTAGGCAAGTCGCATAGACACCTCTTGCCCCGGGTTACGGCGTACTGTACTGCCAGCTCCTACAACATGAAGGAGCTAGTGAGGTGGTTGAAGGATTGCAAGCGAACACATCACACTCACCCAAAACTTTTTGACGAGTGTCTTTACACGCCTTTCATCTACACGGATTGGAGGGGCGACAAGCGCTTCGAGCATGAAGATGTTATACGTTTGGATGACGAAGGCGGTGAAATTAACGTGAGCGATAAACAGCCCGACCTATTTATATTTGAATATGGCGTGGTAGTTATGTGGGGTTTTACAGAGAGAGAGGAGAAGGCGTTCTTGAACGACCTTGAGAGGTTTGAAAAGGAGAAATTGGCAGAGGAGGACGTTCAGGTAGAGGAGTTCAATTATTACATTACACAGAGCTACCAACCACGGATATACAACGATTTTATTACATTGCGTGATGGTTCCAACTACATGATCAAGCTTTCCATATCGCATGCTATCTCCCAGAGCGTCAAGATATCGCTATTCGAAGAATTGGTGGATAATACAATAGAAGACACGCAGGACATCCCGCAGGAGATTGCTTCCAGTGGCAAGGTCTCCATGAGCAAGGCGGATATCATGAAAAGCATCGGGGAATTATTCATTCTCCGGATTAACATCAACCTACATGGCTCCGTTCTTGACTCCCCCGAAATCATGTGGTCGGAGCCGCAACTCGAACCGATATATCAGGCAACCAGAGGCTATTTGGAGATCAACCAACGCGTAGCTCTACTAAACCAACGACTTGAAGTCGTCAGTGACCTCCTACAGATGCTAAAGGAACAGTTAGGTCACTCGCATGAAGAGAACCTGGAGTTCATAGTCATATTGTTGCTAGGAGTCGAGGTGCTAATCTCCGTCGTTAACATCATTGTGGACATCGTTGCAGATACCAAATGA
- the HTB2 gene encoding histone H2B (Syntenic homolog of Saccharomyces cerevisiae YBL002W (HTB2)): MAPKAEKKPASKAPAAKKTTASTDASKKRTKTRKETYSSYIYKVLKQTHPDTGISQKSMSILNSFVNDIFERIASEASKLAAYNKKSTISAREIQTAVRLILPGELAKHAVSEGTRAVTKYSSSTQA, from the coding sequence ATGGCACCAAAGGCTGAGAAGAAACCTGCTTCCAAGGCCCCAGCGGCAAAGAAGACCACTGCTTCTACCGACGCTTCTAAGAAGCGGACGAAGACTAGAAAGGAGACCTACTCCTCTTACATTTACAAGGTTCTTAAGCAGACTCACCCAGATACTGGTATCTCGCAGAAGTCTATGTCCATTTTGAACTCGTTTGTGAACGATATCTTTGAGAGAATCGCGTCTGAGGCATCCAAGCTTGCGGCCTACAACAAGAAGTCTACGATCTCTGCTAGAGAAATCCAGACTGCTGTCAGATTGATCTTGCCCGGTGAGCTAGCCAAGCACGCCGTGTCTGAGGGTACCAGAGCTGTTACCAAGTACTCGTCTTCTACCCAAGCCTGA
- the UTP20 gene encoding Utp20p (Syntenic homolog of Saccharomyces cerevisiae YBL004W (UTP20)), with amino-acid sequence MAKQSTTTKSAKRYRYSSFKDKIDDLKIEPAKNLSKRAHDYVESSHFLSSFEHWKEFNMSADFTEFAQEVVNLVQTLPQILYHDDKIYDILSKHIGKHDDKSLQPLLELLSQFCHDLGPDFLKFYERTLLLLINLLDESIKFENSDVFEWGFNCLAYIFKYLSRQLTQDLIPTFTMLFPLLSHKKEYMSRFAAEALSFLIRKSSPKNLLPFVHNSCKTLNQLENNNLYDGLHSLFSEALKSTSDTLYSKSNAIVSVLLQVALDKDQSLVAVTLFCDIMMDALRHASAENAAPLYQLIIEKLDEFLSQKQEGDDLDKVIKILAVVTFAESGKKVNNWEALSSCLQGALHHPRSESISPETLAFCFSVILRNADLKTVTSLHRTMFEFYMENYPSFFLEFVKTVIDMDKGRFSSFNCSRFIGQFIKSHWKEHQKKIALLLLDLESKPELSSTLNFTIPEEFVTSLTSDLQSLDALAAEDNIFELYWRNIILKRCDTDNTAVIVPNLKTLLEFPKPNDFVKDLIGDLLMGLSLSSQDTLQPICLQIAENFELYRDSTLFIQGYTRVIQSEGLDAHETREQLLHKITDNFILPDRNLRYHSMMLLIKILEKSGQDVPQLFRDLLIIDDIPLTLTNGRDITLRVRKLGADYSITEGTPLLNNGFFKYIFGLLTVRFSPLWDGINEILPNIYGKAQRLVWDLVLHLINALDNPHTLQYIEAPVSEPFAESFWTVSTTRLNDVLQSASDVFNMYVALDTSLIDTFKGRRGSLGYPGMIRNQALKILIALPQLAEQNSRFIVPFVLKRNDQFDANQDEDHLGELAVHSADTWSETDRNLILKLLGKFKNIKAIYKSEDVRQRLMELLGSRTLEVQKLALDALLAYKDPVAVKYRDNLKNLLDDTLFNDEVTKLFAQNESRVIVNTDERLLMPFILRILFGRVQTPNTSGIKKTRKTAVITVLPNLGEKNITDFLALGSNGINYQYFFEENAVIPDSELTAINFRRMLGFINVLSASLNVLGSNFPEAVKTTIKPLVYAIHMSGRTGQNKELQGSIDSLTASVRQQGMKCLFQLFGCIGEVIDWDEYLPIIHDHVIQPRVANFEHENLQSPSSIMKLICYWSTSKSFYPFLYYADYSAARALMALFSNEHAKESVLHVLLDCFTKIIKQPTTEDSYIDLASLVAATSLQVLPSLLLRLVEPDGISLAIDLLLNITEAGYVQDNDTTKLLVEALTSAVEKDLNGIKPADKVKVFACLSALLSSYVCQWNDLERLYVACSKMYRTLRDRKQRESLNTVFSSMGKRFEHIQPVAKLLCDLNSYSTSRMQEYDFETILSAFKVFTEETYQQFNEQHWLPILYTCLYFINDKEELALRTNSTHALTKFIDYANENPSAEQATAAISLIKDVLLPNLKLGLRSASDEIQAEYITLLAYIVTNSRYFTDFEDMKVLLFNNDEEANFFINIRHIQLHRRQRAIKRLGEASDKLNENSISHYLLPMIERYIFVEDEKYRNLCNETIATIGILSNYSSWNQYKAILRRYISMMKQKPNHLKEIVNVIVAVTRSFKNTLECIRSSNSSIPCIRNFPSKADEPNAYVENEIYPILHKILSTRDDETIIQRIPLAHSLINLVLGLPNERIVSLLPGILTSLCQVLRSRSEELRDVVRKNLGNIAVVLGPEYLTFVIQELKSALARGSQIHILSYSLHHVLVSMSEALGHGDLDDCASMIIDIVMEDTFGAAGQEKDAEGYTSKIKEVKFNKSYDTSELLAANINLPVFGTLLRPVKALLLERIGIKTQRKLDEVLRRYSLGLGHNSQASSPDVLKMCHEIYTLSQVFSPGSAKQRKEYNEKEDFFLIRLDAKRVDVQVECSHYIETLQKLSLDLLRVAISRNRNLLDTTYLEGFIPILKESLLSDNDGVVISTLKVLMLFIKLQFSEDSEAIFKNCARKVLTIIKDSPSTSGELCQVGLKFLSALIRYKDIELKDSALEYVLGRIEPDLMEPNKQGLAFGFLKSLVSKHIVLPKLYDIIDNVAEVMVTNHAKEIRDVARSVYYQFFMEYDQSKGRLEKQLKFLVNNLQYPSQEGRQSVMELLNLLINKSGPALLMKLSSSFFVFLANVSVNDDSPKCRKMASLLLTNLFKNLGQENMGTIEKYIQAWLKQVDNVLFVSLGMKIYKIYLLELGLGCNASLDGVALARIKAVLSDTEVGSDSLWDMVYTALETFAVFAQKSGDEVYSPAYKPTWDSIVACLLYPHEWVRLSASRLINVLLANMERLEVPLSDYEIQTIAYRTFHLLAAPSSSANVGSKEVSVKVLVNIAQYWNKHSTPYISKNNEDEVRYSTAMEFAISRISAILRNEENKSESHASKMSAIQLLAMLIQILDAAQLAQYGEAIILAVYTYVENNSGIDISEQFAELQQMSQEALNMLEEKLSTSDFTRAYTAAKQVVIKRRQERRAKRAQLAVTAPAIAAEKKLKKHARSREKRKHEKDENGFYQRKNKKKRTI; translated from the coding sequence ATGGCGAAGCAGAGTACAACCACCAAATCTGCGAAGAGGTACAGGTACTCTTCGTTTAAAGACAAGATCGATGACCTTAAGATAGAACCTGCCAAAAACTTGAGTAAACGCGCTCACGACTATGTTGAGTCTTCTCACTTTCTATCTTCTTTCGAACATTGGAAGGAGTTCAATATGAGCGCTGATTTCACTGAATTTGCGCAAGAGGTGGTTAATCTTGTTCAAACATTGCCGCAAATCCTCTACCATGACGACAAAATATATGATATTCTCTCAAAGCATATCGGGAAGCATGATGATAAATCCCTGCAGCCTCTTCTAGAGTTGTTATCCCAATTTTGCCATGACTTAGGGCCTGACTTTTTGAAGTTCTATGAAAGGACATTGCTGTTACTAATTAACCTGCTTGATGAATCTATCAAATTTGAGAACTCCGATGTGTTCGAGTGGGGCTTTAACTGCCTTGCATATATCTTCAAGTATCTTTCACGGCAGCTCACTCAAGACTTGATACCGACGTTTACTATGCTGTTCCCACTTTTATCTCATAAAAAAGAGTATATGTCCAGATTTGCAGCAGAAGCGCTATCGTTCTTGATTCGGAAGTCTTCTCCAAAGAATTTGCTCCCTTTTGTTCATAATTCATGTAAGACATTGAACCAGTTGGAAAATAATAATCTCTACGATGGTTTACATTCCCTATTCAGCGAAGCCCTCAAAAGTACATCTGACACATTGTATTCGAAATCCAATGCAATTGTTAGTGTTCTCTTACAAGTTGCATTAGACAAGGACCAGTCGTTAGTGGCAGTTACTCTATTCTGTGACATTATGATGGATGCTCTTAGACATGCATCTGCAGAAAATGCAGCTCCTCTTTACCAACTTATAATTGAAAAGCTGGACGAATTTTTAAGCCAGAAGCAAGAGGGAGATGATCTAGACAAAGTTATTAAAATTTTGGCTGTCGTTACCTTCGCAGAAAGTGGTAAAAAGGTTAACAATTGGGAAGCTCTCTCAAGCTGCTTACAGGGAGCATTGCATCACCCAAGAAGTGAGTCTATATCCCCAGAGACGTTAGCATTTTGTTTTTCTGTAATCCTTCGAAACGCCGATCTCAAGACTGTCACCTCTCTGCACAGGACAATGTTTGAGTTTTATATGGAGAATTACCCCTCATTTTTCTTGGAGTTCGTGAAGACAGTCATTGATATGGACAAGGGCAGATTTTCATCATTCAACTGCTCTCGTTTTATAGGGCAGTTTATCAAATCGCACTGGAAGGAACATCAGAAGAAAATTGCTCTGTTGTTACTTGATCTCGAGTCAAAACCGGAACTTTCATCCACTTTAAACTTCACAATCCCGGAAGAGTTTGTTACGTCGCTGACTTCAGATTTGCAATCTTTGGATGCATTGGCCGCTGAAGATAACATTTTTGAACTCTACTGGAGGAATATTATATTAAAAAGATGTGATACTGATAATACTGCGGTTATTGTGCCTAATTTAAAAACTCTATTAGAGTTTCCCAAGCCAAATGACTTTGTTAAAGATCTAATTGGTGATTTACTAATGGGGCTTTCATTGTCCAGTCAAGACACCCTCCAACCAATATGCTTACAAATAGCCGAGAATTTTGAGTTATATCGTGACAGCACACTGTTCATTCAGGGTTATACGAGGGTAATACAGAGCGAAGGACTAGATGCTCATGAAACGAGAGAACAGCTATTGCACAAGATTACTGATAACTTTATTTTGCCAGATAGAAACTTACGGTACCATTCGATGATGCTTCTTATTAAGATACTCGAGAAAAGTGGGCAGGATGTCCCTCAGCTTTTCAGAGACCTATTAATCATCGATGATATCCCCCTAACTCTAACTAACGGTCGTGATATAACTTTACGTGTTCGGAAGCTAGGCGCTGACTATTCGATTACAGAAGGAACCCCTCTGCTTAATAATGGGTTCTTCAAGTATATTTTTGGGCTGCTAACCGTTCGTTTCTCGCCTTTATGGGATGGAATTAATGAGATTTTGCCCAACATATATGGTAAAGCGCAGCGTTTGGTATGGGATCTTGTTCTTCATTTGATTAATGCCCTAGATAACCCTCATACTCTGCAATATATCGAGGCACCTGTTTCAGAGCCTTTTGCGGAGTCATTTTGGACTGTGAGCACCACTCGTCTTAACGATGTACTTCAATCTGCTTCGGACGTATTCAATATGTATGTTGCTCTCGATACATCATTGATTGATACCTTTAAAGGGCGTCGCGGTTCACTCGGATATCCCGGTATGATTAGAAACCAAGCATTGAAGATATTAATCGCGCTGCCACAGCTCGCGGAGCAAAATAGCAGATTCATTGTACCTTTTGTCTTAAAACGCAATGATCAATTCGATGCCAACCAAGATGAAGACCATCTGGGTGAGTTAGCAGTGCACTCTGCGGATACATGGTCTGAGACGGATAGGAATCTAATTTTGAAATTATTGGGCAAGTTCAAGAATATCAAAGCTATTTACAAATCCGAAGATGTCCGCCAAAGGTTGATGGAATTATTGGGTAGTCGAACGCTGGAAGTGCAGAAACTGGCCCTAGATGCGTTGTTAGCATACAAGGATCCAGTAGCTGTGAAATATAGGGACAATCTGAAGAACTTATTAGATGACACGTTATTCAACGACGAAGTAACAAAGTTATTTGCTCAGAATGAGTCAAGGGTTATTGTCAACACTGATGAAAGATTATTAATGCCCTTCATTTTGCGTATTTTATTTGGCCGTGTTCAGACACCTAATACCAGTGGGATCAAAAAGACAAGAAAAACTGCGGTCATAACTGTCCTGCCAAATTTAGGTGAGAAGAATATTACTGACTTCTTGGCTCTGGGTAGTAATGGTATCAACTACCAGTACTTCTTTGAAGAGAATGCGGTTATTCCTGACAGTGAGCTTACAGCGATAAATTTTAGGAGAATGCTTGGCTTCATAAATGTCCTAAGTGCCTCGTTGAATGTTTTAGGTTCCAATTTCCCGGAGGCGGTCAAGACAACTATTAAACCTCTCGTTTACGCAATTCACATGTCAGGTCGTACTGGACAGAATAAAGAATTGCAGGGTTCTATTGATAGTCTTACTGCATCAGTCCGGCAACAGGGAATGAAATGTTTGTTCCAATTGTTCGGGTGTATTGGTGAGGTAATTGATTGGGATGAATATCTTCCAATCATACATGATCACGTTATACAGCCCCGCGTCGCTAACTTCGAGCACGAAAATCTACAAAGTCCATCTTCTATTATGAAGCTCATCTGCTATTGGTCAACTTCCAAATCATTTTACCCATTCCTGTACTACGCCGATTATTCTGCTGCCCGTGCATTGATGGCTCTCTTCTCAAATGAGCATGCTAAGGAATCAGTGCTTCATGTCCTATTAGATTGTTTTACTAAGATTATTAAGCAACCTACGACAGAAGACAGTTATATCGATCTAGCATCGCTAGTTGCGGCAACATCGTTACAAGTTCTTCCATCATTGCTGTTGCGTTTGGTGGAACCAGACGGCATCTCGTTGGCTATAGACCTTCTGTTGAATATAACTGAAGCGGGTTATGTACAGGATAATGACACTACCAAATTGCTAGTGGAAGCATTGACGTCTGCTGTCGAGAAGGATTTGAACGGCATAAAGCCCGCAGATAAAGTTAAGGTATTCGCGTGTCTTTCTGCACTCCTTTCAAGTTATGTTTGCCAGTGGAATGATCTTGAAAGACTGTACGTTGCTTGTTCAAAAATGTATCGTACACTCCGTGATCGCAAGCAGAGAGAATCGCTAAATACCGTTTTTTCAAGCATGGGAAAGAGATTTGAACATATTCAACCGGTGGCGAAACTATTATGTGACCTAAATTCTTACTCCACATCCCGCATGCAAGAATATGATTTCGAGACAATTCTCAGCGCATTCAAAGTATTCACTGAAGAGACCTATCAGCAATTTAACGAACAACACTGGCTCCCAATCCTCTACACTTGCTTGTATTTTATTAATGATAAAGAGGAGCTTGCGTTAAGGACAAACTCGACACATGCATTAACAAAATTTATAGACTATGCCAACGAAAACCCATCAGCAGAACAAGCTACGGCGGCAATCTCACTAATCAAGGACGTGCTTCTACCAAACTTGAAACTGGGTTTAAGGTCGGCCAGTGATGAAATTCAAGCAGAGTATATTACTCTGTTAGCTTACATTGTAACAAACTCCAGATACTTCACAGACTTTGAAGATATGAAGGTCCTTCTGTTTAATAACGACGAAGAAGCCAATTTTTTTATCAATATCCGCCATATACAGCTGCATCGGCGTCAAAGAGCAATTAAAAGATTAGGTGAAGCCTCGGATAAGCTCAATGAGAATAGCATCTCTCATTATCTACTTCCTATGATTGAACGTTATATTTTTGTGGAAGACGAAAAATACAGGAACCTCTGTAATGAGACTATTGCTACAATTGGAATACTGTCTAACTATTCAAGTTGGAACCAGTATAAGGCCATTTTGAGAAGATATATTTCTATGATGAAACAAAAACCGAATCACCTGAAGGAAATCGTTAATGTTATTGTGGCAGTAACACGCTCTTTCAAAAATACTTTGGAGTGCATTCGTTCTTCTAATTCATCTATACCATGCATTAGAAACTTCCCCTCGAAAGCGGATGAGCCAAACGCCTATGTGGAAAATGAAATATATCCTATCCTGCACAAAATTCTAAGCACCAGAGATGACGAAACCATTATACAGCGTATTCCGTTGGCTCATTCGCTCATAAATCTTGTGCTAGGCCTGCCAAATGAACGAATTGTTTCGTTATTACCTGGAATTTTGACTAGTTTATGCCAAGTATTGCGGAGCAGGTCTGAAGAATTACGCGATGTTGTGAGGAAAAACCTAGGTAATATCGCAGTGGTCCTAGGCCCGGAGTATTTGACGTTTGTTATACAGGAATTGAAATCTGCGTTAGCAAGAGGATCCCAAATCCATATTCTAAGTTATTCTCTGCACCATGTTCTAGTTTCCATGTCAGAAGCGTTGGGACATGGTGACTTGGATGATTGTGCTTCAATGATAATCGATATCGTGATGGAAGATACGTTTGGTGCTGCTGGTCAAGAGAAAGATGCTGAGGGTTACACTTCAAAGATCAAGGAGGTTAAATTTAACAAAAGTTATGATACTAGTGAGCTTCTAGCAGCTAACATAAATCTTCCTGTGTTTGGCACGCTATTGCGCCCTGTTAAAGCCCTTTTGTTGGAGCGGATTGGAATTAAAACACAAAGGAAGTTAGATGAAGTTTTGAGAAGGTATTCACTTGGTCTGGGTCACAACTCGCAGGCTTCATCGCCAGATGTACTAAAAATGTGCCATGAAATATATACTCTTTCTCAGGTCTTCTCACCTGGTAGTGCGAAGCAAAGAAAGGAGTACAATGAAAAGGAAGATTTCTTTTTAATTCGATTGGATGCAAAACGGGTAGACGTCCAAGTGGAATGCTCTCACTATATTGAGACTTTACAGAAGCTCTCTCTTGATCTACTGAGAGTAGCAATTTCAAGGAATCGTAATCTGTTAGATACCACATACCTGGAGGGCTTTATACCAATTTTGAAAGAGTCTTTGCTTTCTGATAACGATGGTGTCGTAATTAGTACTCTAAAGGTATTAATGTTGTTTATCAAGTTACAGTTCTCTGAAGACTCAGAAGCCATATTCAAAAACTGTGCACGGAAAGTTTTGACCATTATTAAAGACTCGCCATCAACTTCTGGTGAACTTTGTCAAGTCGGTCTGAAGTTTTTATCTGCGCTTATCCGCTATAAAGACATTGAATTAAAGGATTCTGCGCTCGAATATGTTTTGGGTCGGATTGAACCAGATTTGATGGAGCCCAATAAGCAAGGTCTGGCTTTTGGATTTTTGAAATCCTTGGTTTCCAAACATATTGTTCTTCCGAAGCTGTACGATATTATTGATAACGTTGCAGAAGTCATGGTCACGAATCATGCTAAGGAAATCAGGGATGTTGCCAGGAGTGTCTATTACCAGTTCTTCATGGAATATGATCAAAGTAAAGGCAGGCTGGAAAAACAATTGAAATTTTTAGTCAACAATTTGCAGTATCCATCTCAAGAAGGTCGTCAATCTGTTATGGAATTGCTTAACCTTCTGATCAACAAATCTGGGCCCGCTTTACTAATGAAACTTTCATCCTCATTCTTCGTGTTCCTAGCAAACGTATCAGTAAATGACGACTCTCCTAAATGCAGGAAGATGGCTAGTCTGCTACTAACTAACTTGTTCAAGAACTTGGGCCAGGAGAACATGGGTACCATTGAAAAATACATCCAAGCCTGGCTAAAACAGGTGGATAACGTTCTCTTTGTAAGCTTGGGGATGAAAATCTATAAGATCTACCTATTGGAACTAGGACTCGGTTGCAATGCGTCGCTTGATGGTGTTGCTTTAGCGCGCATCAAAGCAGTACTTTCTGATACTGAGGTCGGATCTGACTCACTATGGGACATGGTATACACTGCTCTGGAAACTTTTGCTGTCTTTGCACAAAAATCGGGAGATGAAGTTTACTCTCCTGCATATAAGCCAACATGGGACAGCATTGTCGCCTGCTTGTTATATCCGCACGAGTGGGTGAGATTATCGGCCTCGCGGTTGATTAATGTACTACTAGCAAACATGGAGAGGTTAGAAGTTCCGCTAAGTGATTATGAAATCCAAACGATTGCGTACAGAACTTTCCATCTCCTAGCAGCGCCTTCATCCTCGGCCAATGTCGGTTCTAAGGAAGTCTCGGTGAAGGTACTGGTCAACATTGCCCAGTATTGGAATAAGCATTCTACACCATATATCTCTAAGAATAATGAAGATGAGGTGAGATACTCCACTGCTATGGAATTCGCTATATCTAGAATAAGCGCTATTCTCAGAAACGAGGAAAACAAGAGTGAATCACACGCTTCTAAAATGTCTGCTATCCAGCTTCTCGCTATGTTGATCCAGATTCTCGACGCGGCACAGCTCGCTCAATATGGCGAAGCTATTATTTTGGCAGTATACACTTATGTTGAGAATAACTCGGGCATTGATATAAGTGAACAGTTCGCTGAGCTTCAGCAAATGTCCCAAGAAGCCCTAAACATGTTAGAAGAGAAGCTTTCGACGTCTGACTTTACAAGAGCATACACTGCAGCAAAACAGGTTGTTATCAAGAGGCGCCAAGAACGGAGGGCCAAACGAGCACAATTAGCTGTAACAGCGCCGGCTATTGCCGCTGAAAAAAAATTGAAGAAGCATGCACGGTCGAGAGAAAAGAGAAAGCACGAGAAAGACGAGAACGGGTTTTACCAGCGTAAAaacaagaagaagaggacCATATGA